In Candidatus Dependentiae bacterium, one DNA window encodes the following:
- the atpH gene encoding ATP synthase F1 subunit delta, producing the protein MRYSQSLVAKQYAKAYIREYIQELSLADIENMKSAVSFFRRHHNFMSLISVIAKMQDKKQDLIDEIFSHFSLHQTLKKLVEVLIRHKRLLYFAQVLQDICCLYVTFHGILEVTIQSATPLTESEILKFETFFQKLSGRRIVSSMQINESLIAGVRMQSEIFLWEYSVAARLRKLSQKLLIEG; encoded by the coding sequence ATGAGATATTCACAGTCACTAGTTGCAAAACAGTATGCCAAGGCTTATATTCGTGAATATATACAAGAATTATCATTGGCCGATATTGAAAATATGAAATCTGCAGTTTCTTTTTTTAGAAGGCATCATAATTTCATGTCACTTATTAGCGTTATCGCTAAGATGCAAGATAAAAAACAGGATTTGATTGATGAAATATTTTCTCATTTTTCATTGCATCAAACATTAAAAAAATTAGTAGAAGTTTTAATAAGGCATAAACGCCTTTTATATTTTGCCCAAGTTTTACAAGATATTTGCTGCTTGTATGTTACATTCCATGGTATTTTAGAGGTAACTATACAGTCAGCAACACCACTTACAGAGTCTGAAATATTAAAATTTGAAACTTTTTTTCAAAAACTTTCTGGCAGACGCATTGTAAGCAGTATGCAGATAAACGAGTCTTTGATTGCTGGCGTTCGCATGCAATCAGAGATTTTTTTATGGGAATATTCGGTAGCAGCACGATTAAGAAAATTAAGTCAGAAATTGTTGATTGAGGGATAA